From Alphaproteobacteria bacterium, the proteins below share one genomic window:
- a CDS encoding TetR family transcriptional regulator yields the protein MQAAPSTETKLTKAEKTRARLIEVAKRLFQEHGSDEVTVRTIAAAANIEAGSIYYHFASRDEIMRAVLESGVEGARQQVMRAIEAAGVGSSPLVRLRAALGAHFKYTLREHFSSRLKSIRRLPKRLREQHMKQEREYAAIFAGLLREAERGGLLKSGFDLSVVRMLAMGALTWAAEWFDPEGEMSADEVADELMRVLSGGIVRGSGDQERL from the coding sequence ATGCAGGCCGCGCCCTCGACCGAGACCAAGCTCACCAAGGCGGAGAAGACCCGGGCGCGCCTGATCGAGGTCGCCAAGCGGCTGTTCCAGGAGCACGGCTCGGACGAGGTGACCGTGCGCACCATCGCGGCGGCGGCCAATATCGAGGCCGGCAGCATCTACTACCACTTCGCCTCGCGCGACGAGATCATGCGCGCGGTGCTGGAAAGCGGCGTCGAGGGCGCGCGCCAGCAGGTGATGCGCGCCATCGAGGCGGCCGGCGTCGGCAGCTCGCCCCTGGTCCGCCTGCGCGCGGCTCTGGGCGCGCATTTCAAGTACACGCTGCGCGAACACTTCTCCTCGCGCCTGAAGTCGATCCGTCGTCTGCCCAAGCGGCTGCGCGAGCAGCACATGAAGCAGGAACGCGAGTACGCCGCGATCTTCGCCGGCCTGCTGCGGGAGGCCGAGCGCGGCGGCCTGCTGAAGAGCGGCTTCGACCTGTCGGTGGTGCGCATGCTGGCCATGGGCGCGCTCACCTGGGCGGCCGAGTGGTTCGACCCCGAGGGCGAGATGAGCGCCGACGAGGTGGCCGACGAACTGATGCGCGTGCTGAGCGGCGGGATCGTGCGCGGCTCAGGCGATCAGGAACGCCTTTGA
- a CDS encoding long-chain fatty acid--CoA ligase, whose translation MRGLMMDAPLLISSLIEHAARVHGGTEIVARTAEGGLHRTSYGETCRRARRLAAALARLGVRSGERVGSLAWNTHHHLELFYGVSGSGAVLHTINPRLFDEHLVYIVNHAEDSWICLDAATLPIAERIAPRAPGVKGWIYMSVDPEPPASSLELLSYERLLAAEGDDYEWPVLDERQASVICYTSGTTGQPKGVVNSHRSTLLSALIMSTADMIGGYRSGAREVVMPIAPMFHGNGWQMVYTAPLSGQGMVLPGRNFEPDKLYELMAHEGVTMAACVPTVWMSLVDHLDRNGLRLPTLRAALIAGTKPPRALVEALEMRHGIEVGQCWGMTEALGVTKCSMPPGLADAPLEARIDQKLRQGRVAFGTRLRIVDDEGRELPQDGVAYGHLQARGPCVAAGYLKQDGGFTDGWLQTGDVARLSADGTVEIVDRSKDVIKSGGEWISSATVENAAMGHPDVAQAAVIGVHHPRWQERPLLVVVRRAGRQVSRDALLEYLRPLMASWWLPDDVAFVDALPMTATGKVHKVTLREQFKDFTSSAAA comes from the coding sequence ATGCGCGGATTGATGATGGATGCCCCGCTGCTGATCTCCTCGCTGATCGAGCACGCCGCGCGCGTGCATGGCGGCACCGAGATCGTGGCGCGCACCGCCGAGGGCGGCCTGCATCGCACGAGCTATGGCGAGACCTGCCGACGGGCCAGGCGACTGGCCGCCGCCCTGGCGCGCCTGGGCGTGAGATCGGGCGAGCGTGTGGGCTCGCTGGCCTGGAACACGCATCATCACCTCGAGCTGTTCTACGGCGTGTCGGGCAGCGGCGCGGTGCTGCACACCATCAACCCGCGTCTGTTCGACGAGCACCTCGTCTATATCGTCAACCACGCCGAGGATTCGTGGATCTGCCTCGACGCCGCGACCCTGCCGATCGCCGAGCGCATCGCGCCGCGCGCACCGGGCGTCAAGGGCTGGATCTACATGAGTGTCGATCCCGAGCCTCCGGCCAGCAGCCTCGAGCTGCTGAGCTACGAGCGCCTGCTGGCGGCGGAGGGCGACGACTACGAGTGGCCGGTCCTCGACGAGCGCCAGGCTTCGGTGATCTGCTACACGTCGGGGACGACCGGCCAGCCCAAGGGCGTGGTCAACTCGCACCGCTCGACCCTGCTCAGCGCGCTGATCATGAGCACCGCCGACATGATCGGCGGCTATCGCTCGGGCGCGCGCGAGGTGGTGATGCCGATCGCGCCGATGTTTCACGGCAATGGCTGGCAGATGGTCTACACCGCGCCGCTCAGCGGCCAGGGCATGGTGCTGCCGGGGCGCAATTTCGAGCCCGACAAGCTCTACGAGCTGATGGCCCATGAAGGCGTGACCATGGCCGCCTGCGTGCCCACGGTGTGGATGAGCCTGGTCGATCATCTCGATCGCAACGGCCTGCGGCTGCCGACGCTGCGCGCCGCCCTGATCGCCGGCACCAAGCCGCCGCGCGCCCTGGTCGAGGCGCTGGAGATGCGTCACGGCATCGAGGTCGGCCAGTGCTGGGGAATGACCGAGGCGCTGGGCGTCACCAAGTGCAGCATGCCGCCCGGCCTGGCCGACGCGCCGCTCGAGGCGCGCATCGACCAGAAGCTGCGCCAGGGACGGGTCGCCTTCGGCACGCGCCTGCGCATCGTCGACGACGAGGGCAGGGAGCTGCCGCAGGACGGCGTCGCCTACGGCCACCTGCAGGCGCGCGGTCCCTGCGTCGCCGCCGGCTACCTCAAGCAGGACGGCGGCTTCACCGACGGCTGGCTGCAGACCGGCGACGTCGCGCGTCTGTCCGCCGACGGCACGGTCGAGATCGTCGACCGCTCCAAGGATGTCATCAAGTCCGGCGGCGAGTGGATCAGCAGCGCCACGGTCGAGAACGCCGCCATGGGCCATCCTGACGTGGCGCAGGCCGCGGTCATCGGCGTGCATCATCCGCGCTGGCAGGAGCGGCCGCTGCTGGTCGTCGTGCGACGGGCGGGCAGGCAGGTGAGCCGCGATGCGCTGCTCGAGTATCTGCGGCCGCTGATGGCGTCGTGGTGGCTGCCCGACGACGTCGCATTCGTCGACGCGCTGCCGATGACGGCTACCGGCAAGGTGCACAAGGTGACGCTGCGCGAGCAGTTCAAGGATTTCACCTCGAGCGCCGCAGCCTAG
- a CDS encoding enoyl-CoA hydratase/isomerase family protein, which yields MAIDYEKRDGVAYITLNNPGKANILDKPTSDAISEAWIDMWEDRSIRCAILTGKGDTHFCGGHNLAPRKDITEEERELLRTQRIFWPLAGTVHGQRTGVDGRMGDHYPRVWKPVIAAVNGWAAGAGLYILLASTDIRIASAEHARFKFALLTQGWLGHGPGASLLAKQLRYIDAMKILLTDEPFGAEEALRIGLINEVVPHAQLLERAEKMARHICTLPPVAVRMMKEFVVRFGDLPTDQAWHVQNLINSLLIQTTIDGEEGRQAFNAKRKPNFKGKLRKRGEAWPDLSEEDAKRLDEAYRSGEF from the coding sequence TTGGCCATCGACTACGAGAAGCGTGACGGCGTCGCCTACATCACGCTGAACAATCCCGGCAAGGCGAACATCCTCGACAAGCCGACCTCCGACGCGATCTCCGAGGCGTGGATCGACATGTGGGAGGACCGCTCGATCCGCTGCGCGATCCTCACCGGCAAGGGCGACACGCATTTCTGCGGCGGCCACAACCTCGCGCCGCGCAAGGACATCACCGAGGAGGAGCGCGAGCTCTTGCGCACGCAGCGCATCTTCTGGCCGCTGGCGGGCACCGTGCACGGCCAGAGGACCGGCGTCGACGGACGCATGGGCGATCACTATCCGCGCGTGTGGAAGCCGGTGATTGCCGCGGTCAACGGCTGGGCGGCCGGTGCCGGCCTCTACATCCTGCTGGCCTCGACGGACATCCGCATCGCCAGCGCCGAGCACGCGCGCTTCAAGTTCGCGCTGCTGACCCAGGGCTGGCTGGGTCACGGCCCTGGTGCCAGCCTGCTCGCCAAGCAGCTGCGCTACATCGATGCGATGAAGATCCTGCTGACCGACGAGCCGTTCGGCGCCGAGGAGGCGTTGCGCATCGGCCTGATCAACGAGGTCGTGCCGCATGCGCAGCTGCTGGAGCGTGCCGAGAAGATGGCGCGCCACATCTGCACCCTGCCGCCGGTCGCGGTGCGCATGATGAAGGAGTTCGTGGTGCGCTTCGGCGACCTGCCGACCGACCAGGCGTGGCACGTGCAGAACCTGATCAACTCGCTCTTGATCCAGACCACGATCGATGGCGAGGAGGGCCGGCAGGCGTTCAACGCCAAGCGCAAGCCGAACTTCAAGGGCAAGCTGCGCAAGCGTGGCGAGGCCTGGCCGGACCTGTCGGAAGAGGACGCCAAGCGACTCGACGAGGCCTATCGCAGCGGGGAGTTCTGA
- a CDS encoding extradiol ring-cleavage dioxygenase produces MAEILALGISHYPPLWGPDDRMAWILKRMLQNPNLPEALRAPPGWPAAMRDEWGNDEGVSAAARHRAVLVDWLTRTRAALDAFSPDFVLIWGDDQYENFKEDVVPPYCIAAYDRFRFAVPPGNVWGEADKVYDLPGHRAAAKMLAGRLIEDGFDTAYAYKPLHHPIGHAFSNAIMYLDYARGGFGYPIVPFAINCYGRRVLAQRGGLPVFDRVIADEDLDPPAPTPGRLFDLGAATARILADSPYRVALLASSGWSHAFLTAKNQYLYPDTPADRRMYEALRDADWATWRNYTGAQVEDSGQQEILNWSCLAGALSELKRPPRETGFVDTWIFNSSKAFLIA; encoded by the coding sequence ATGGCCGAAATCCTCGCTTTGGGTATCTCGCACTACCCGCCGCTGTGGGGTCCGGACGACCGCATGGCCTGGATTCTCAAGCGCATGCTGCAGAATCCGAACCTGCCGGAGGCGCTGCGCGCGCCGCCGGGCTGGCCGGCGGCGATGCGCGACGAATGGGGCAACGACGAGGGCGTCTCGGCCGCCGCGCGCCATCGCGCCGTCCTCGTCGACTGGCTCACGCGCACGCGCGCCGCGCTCGACGCATTCAGTCCCGATTTCGTGCTGATCTGGGGCGACGACCAGTACGAGAACTTCAAGGAGGACGTCGTTCCGCCCTACTGCATCGCCGCCTATGACCGTTTCAGGTTCGCGGTGCCGCCGGGCAATGTCTGGGGCGAGGCCGACAAGGTCTACGACCTGCCGGGCCATCGCGCGGCCGCCAAGATGCTGGCCGGCCGGCTGATCGAGGACGGCTTCGACACGGCCTACGCCTACAAGCCGCTGCACCATCCGATCGGCCACGCCTTCAGCAACGCCATCATGTATCTCGACTACGCGCGCGGCGGCTTCGGCTATCCCATCGTGCCCTTCGCCATCAATTGCTACGGCAGGCGCGTGCTGGCACAGCGCGGCGGCCTGCCGGTGTTCGACCGCGTCATCGCCGACGAGGATCTCGACCCGCCGGCACCGACGCCCGGACGGCTGTTCGACCTCGGTGCCGCCACGGCGCGGATTCTCGCCGACTCGCCCTATCGCGTCGCGCTGCTGGCTTCGTCGGGCTGGTCGCACGCCTTCCTGACGGCGAAGAACCAATACCTCTATCCCGACACGCCGGCCGACCGGCGGATGTACGAGGCGCTGCGCGACGCCGATTGGGCGACCTGGCGCAACTATACCGGCGCCCAGGTCGAGGACAGCGGCCAGCAGGAGATCCTGAACTGGTCGTGCCTGGCCGGCGCGCTCAGCGAGCTCAAGCGCCCACCGCGCGAAACCGGCTTCGTCGACACCTGGATCTTCAATTCGTCAAAGGCGTTCCTGATCGCCTGA
- a CDS encoding ABC transporter substrate-binding protein — MRSSTWIWVALGLVLAGGAGAQTTKKYDPGITDTEILIGHSAPFSGPASAFGIYSRVEQAYFKAVNDRGGINGRKIRFIALDNGFNPPKALEASRRLVEEDGVFCEVGTVGTPTNSATQRYLNSKKVPQLLISAGGSKFNDPRQYPWTVPFYPSFDVEAGGYAKYILKTRPNAKIAILYQNDDYGKDYLNGFKRGLGQANLKMIVAEASYELTDATVDSQIINLAGSGADVFLNFTTPKFAAQAMRKANDLKWKPMQLVASPGSSVQAVLKVVGFENVVGVMTAQFFREPGDPAWAKDPAVNAYLDFMKKYAPGDSPLDAIGVSGYHNAQMVEHVLTRAGHELTRQNVVRQATTLKNVTLPMLLPGMTLNNTPDDYRAYHSFRLSRFDGKGWVEVETVKSD; from the coding sequence ATGCGTTCAAGCACGTGGATATGGGTGGCGTTGGGGCTGGTCCTTGCGGGCGGCGCCGGGGCGCAGACGACGAAGAAGTACGATCCAGGCATCACCGACACCGAGATCCTGATCGGCCACAGCGCGCCGTTCAGCGGCCCGGCCTCGGCCTTCGGCATCTACAGCCGGGTCGAGCAGGCGTACTTCAAGGCGGTCAACGATCGCGGCGGCATCAATGGACGCAAGATCAGGTTCATCGCGCTCGACAACGGCTTCAACCCGCCCAAGGCGCTGGAAGCCTCGCGCAGGCTGGTCGAGGAGGATGGCGTGTTCTGCGAGGTCGGCACCGTGGGCACGCCGACCAACTCGGCGACCCAGCGCTACCTCAACAGCAAGAAAGTGCCGCAGCTGCTGATCTCCGCCGGCGGCAGCAAGTTCAACGATCCCAGGCAGTATCCCTGGACAGTGCCGTTCTACCCGTCCTTCGACGTCGAGGCCGGCGGTTACGCCAAGTACATCCTCAAGACCAGGCCGAACGCCAAGATCGCGATCCTCTACCAGAACGACGACTACGGTAAGGACTACCTCAACGGCTTCAAGCGCGGGCTCGGGCAGGCGAATCTGAAGATGATCGTCGCCGAGGCGAGCTACGAGCTGACCGACGCCACGGTCGACTCGCAGATCATCAACCTGGCAGGCTCCGGCGCCGACGTCTTCCTGAACTTCACCACGCCGAAATTCGCCGCCCAGGCGATGCGCAAGGCCAACGACCTGAAGTGGAAGCCGATGCAGCTCGTCGCCAGTCCCGGCAGCTCGGTGCAGGCGGTGCTCAAGGTCGTCGGCTTCGAGAACGTCGTCGGGGTCATGACCGCGCAGTTCTTCCGCGAGCCGGGCGATCCGGCGTGGGCGAAGGATCCGGCGGTGAACGCCTATCTCGACTTCATGAAGAAGTACGCGCCCGGCGACTCGCCGCTCGACGCCATCGGCGTCTCCGGCTACCACAATGCCCAGATGGTCGAGCATGTGCTGACCCGGGCAGGCCACGAGCTGACCCGCCAGAACGTGGTCAGGCAGGCGACGACGCTGAAGAACGTGACATTGCCGATGCTGCTGCCCGGCATGACGCTGAACAACACGCCGGACGACTACCGCGCCTATCACAGCTTCCGGCTGTCGCGGTTCGACGGCAAGGGCTGGGTCGAGGTCGAGACGGTGAAGTCGGACTGA
- a CDS encoding acyl-CoA dehydrogenase family protein translates to MDFELPGEDHPARKPVRAWFEANPRPGGRQLAEAGFVVPHWPRPWGLAADSELQLIVDQEMKRAGVSPPRNPVAVNNCAQSLLTHGTDAQRERFLWPALAGEETWCMLFSEPSGGSDLGALRTVARRDGDHYVVKGHKIWTSLAHKAKVGVLVARTHPDLPKHKGLSQFLIDMDAPGIRIRPIIDMSGHENEYNEVFLEDVRIPADRLLGKEGEGWALSVTQLQTERVALSRPGAIWGHGPSARELVEGLSEIGALNDGALRDEAAHVYIEGEILRLLAYRSLSDRMNAKAPGPEGAIHKMLAAPHGQRVVDLAKRAQGPRGMIAGERPFPSQLADGHDPYDDWDYAFWFSHAVTLGVGTQEILKNVVAERMLGLPRELDPTAQLPWSQTRRT, encoded by the coding sequence ATGGATTTCGAGTTGCCCGGCGAGGACCATCCCGCGCGCAAGCCCGTGCGTGCCTGGTTCGAGGCCAATCCGCGTCCCGGCGGCCGGCAGCTGGCCGAGGCCGGCTTTGTGGTGCCGCATTGGCCCAGGCCGTGGGGACTGGCCGCCGACTCCGAGCTGCAGCTGATCGTCGACCAGGAGATGAAGCGCGCCGGCGTCTCGCCGCCGCGCAATCCCGTCGCCGTCAACAATTGCGCGCAGTCGCTGCTCACCCACGGCACGGATGCGCAGCGCGAACGCTTCCTGTGGCCGGCGCTCGCGGGCGAGGAGACCTGGTGCATGCTGTTCAGCGAGCCGTCGGGCGGCTCGGATCTCGGCGCACTGCGCACCGTGGCGCGCCGCGATGGCGACCACTACGTGGTGAAGGGCCACAAGATCTGGACCTCGCTCGCGCACAAGGCAAAGGTCGGCGTGCTGGTGGCCCGCACGCATCCGGACCTGCCCAAGCACAAGGGCCTGTCGCAGTTCCTGATCGACATGGACGCGCCGGGCATCCGCATCCGGCCGATCATCGACATGTCCGGCCACGAGAACGAGTACAACGAGGTTTTCCTCGAGGACGTGCGCATTCCCGCCGACCGGCTGCTGGGCAAGGAGGGCGAAGGCTGGGCGCTCAGCGTCACCCAGCTGCAGACCGAGCGCGTGGCGCTGTCGAGGCCGGGCGCGATCTGGGGGCACGGGCCTTCGGCGCGCGAGCTGGTCGAGGGGCTTTCCGAGATCGGCGCCCTCAACGACGGCGCGCTGCGCGACGAGGCAGCGCATGTCTATATCGAGGGCGAGATCCTGCGCCTGCTGGCCTACCGCTCGCTCAGCGACCGCATGAACGCAAAGGCCCCCGGACCGGAGGGCGCGATCCACAAGATGCTGGCGGCGCCGCACGGCCAGCGCGTCGTCGATCTCGCCAAGCGCGCCCAGGGACCGCGCGGCATGATCGCGGGCGAGCGGCCGTTCCCGTCGCAGCTCGCCGACGGCCACGATCCCTACGACGACTGGGACTACGCCTTCTGGTTCAGCCACGCCGTCACGCTGGGCGTCGGCACGCAGGAGATCCTCAAGAACGTCGTCGCCGAGCGCATGCTGGGGCTGCCGCGCGAGCTCGATCCGACCGCGCAGCTGCCGTGGTCCCAGACCAGGAGGACGTGA
- a CDS encoding TetR/AcrR family transcriptional regulator, with product MSLHEATAGRPVKARRPAAKPRRTQAERTHETRTRILDAAVDMLHRKGYAEFRTADVAKAAGVSRGAQLHHFATKEKLVFATMEHVFNRVKETSERRARTLRKHEDPLERIIADAREFFFSPSFFIALDIGTSITNARLRRKHMVMVRAARLSAEQAWREALIAAGLSERTADDVLWLTLALVRGLAVRMLWQNEPEHFDRLLALWRRIVEGHVKPAR from the coding sequence ATGTCGCTCCACGAAGCCACGGCGGGGCGGCCGGTCAAGGCCCGCCGCCCCGCCGCGAAACCCCGGCGCACGCAGGCCGAGCGCACGCACGAGACGCGCACGCGCATCCTCGACGCCGCCGTCGACATGCTGCATCGCAAGGGCTACGCCGAGTTCCGCACCGCCGATGTGGCCAAAGCGGCCGGCGTGTCGCGCGGCGCGCAGCTGCACCACTTCGCCACCAAGGAGAAGCTGGTCTTCGCCACCATGGAGCACGTGTTCAACAGGGTGAAGGAGACCAGCGAGCGGCGCGCTAGAACGCTGCGCAAGCACGAGGATCCGCTGGAGCGTATCATCGCCGACGCGCGTGAATTCTTTTTCAGCCCGTCGTTTTTCATCGCGCTCGATATCGGCACATCGATCACCAACGCGCGCCTGCGCCGCAAGCACATGGTGATGGTGCGCGCGGCGCGGCTGTCGGCGGAGCAGGCCTGGCGCGAGGCGCTGATCGCCGCCGGGCTGTCGGAGAGGACCGCCGACGACGTGCTGTGGCTGACGCTCGCCCTGGTGCGCGGTCTGGCCGTGCGCATGCTCTGGCAGAACGAGCCGGAGCATTTCGACCGCCTGCTGGCGCTGTGGCGCAGGATCGTCGAGGGCCACGTCAAGCCGGCGCGATAG
- a CDS encoding acyl-CoA dehydrogenase family protein — translation MSQRAAAARPHHRPDVDAELNNLAMSSVAQPLFDAVKKHIAENVEPMAEEFFRLGEGRKDPWSWAPGQLELLEVAKNKAKASGLWNFFLPGSEIGRGLTNLDYAYIAAELGKQPLASETLNCSAPDTGNMEVLERVGTPAQKEKWLKPLLNGEIRSAYAMTEPNVASSDAKNITTRAVLDGDEWVINGEKYYISGAGDPRCKIMITMVKTSPDASPQFQQSQILVPIDTPGVKILGPMHVFGHDHAPRGHMHIRFDDVRVPQENILLGEGRGFEISQLRLGPGRIHHCMRSIGQAERALDLMVRRGSTRTAFGKQLIQLGKNLETVSRARIEIEAMRLMVLKAAKAMDVLGNREARVWVSMVKAMVPEKVCQIIDQAIQIHGATGISQWTPLAEMYLHQRHLRFADGPDEVHHMVVGRAEVSRPRE, via the coding sequence ATGAGCCAGCGCGCCGCGGCTGCCCGCCCCCACCACCGCCCCGATGTCGACGCCGAGCTCAACAATCTCGCCATGTCGAGCGTGGCGCAGCCGCTGTTCGACGCGGTCAAGAAGCACATCGCGGAGAACGTCGAGCCGATGGCTGAGGAGTTCTTCCGGCTGGGCGAGGGTCGCAAGGATCCGTGGAGCTGGGCGCCCGGCCAGCTCGAGCTGCTCGAGGTCGCCAAGAACAAGGCCAAGGCGTCGGGCCTGTGGAACTTCTTCCTGCCCGGCTCCGAGATCGGCCGCGGCTTGACCAACCTCGACTATGCCTATATCGCCGCCGAGCTGGGCAAGCAGCCGCTGGCGTCGGAGACGCTGAACTGCTCCGCGCCGGACACCGGCAACATGGAAGTGCTGGAGCGCGTCGGCACGCCGGCGCAGAAGGAGAAGTGGCTCAAGCCGCTGCTCAACGGCGAGATCCGCTCGGCCTACGCCATGACCGAGCCGAACGTCGCCTCGTCCGATGCCAAGAACATCACGACCCGCGCCGTGCTCGACGGCGACGAATGGGTGATCAACGGCGAGAAGTACTACATCTCCGGCGCCGGCGATCCGCGCTGCAAGATCATGATCACCATGGTCAAGACCAGCCCTGATGCGTCGCCGCAGTTCCAGCAGTCGCAGATCCTGGTGCCGATCGACACGCCCGGCGTGAAGATCCTCGGCCCGATGCATGTCTTCGGCCACGACCACGCGCCGCGCGGCCACATGCACATCAGGTTCGACGACGTGCGCGTGCCGCAGGAGAACATCCTGCTGGGCGAAGGGCGCGGCTTCGAGATCTCGCAGCTGCGGCTGGGGCCGGGCCGCATCCACCACTGCATGCGATCGATCGGCCAGGCGGAGCGGGCACTCGACCTGATGGTCAGGCGCGGCTCGACCCGGACGGCCTTCGGCAAGCAGCTCATCCAGCTCGGCAAGAACCTGGAGACGGTGTCGCGCGCCCGCATCGAGATCGAGGCGATGCGCCTGATGGTGCTGAAGGCGGCCAAGGCGATGGACGTGCTGGGCAACCGCGAGGCGCGCGTGTGGGTCAGCATGGTCAAGGCCATGGTGCCCGAGAAGGTCTGCCAGATCATCGACCAGGCGATCCAGATCCACGGCGCCACCGGCATCTCGCAGTGGACGCCGCTCGCCGAGATGTACCTGCACCAGCGGCATCTGCGGTTCGCCGACGGTCCGGACGAGGTGCATCACATGGTGGTGGGCCGCGCCGAGGTCAGCCGGCCGCGCGAGTAG
- a CDS encoding acyl-CoA/acyl-ACP dehydrogenase, which produces MNFSLGEDHLLLRQSARAFLEKEISLGRVQVPGATVADAGYEANWRKIAAMGWPGVVVEEEFGGLALGCIELAMILGEMGRTLAPSPFLGTLLGTWAIQKGGSPQQKRTILPGVATGETTLALAIAEADGSVDGPCREALARRQSGNFRLTGVKSFVIDAAAAAWLVVAAHDEQAGRRAFFLVDAKQPGVRVELLPWRDVTRQVCDVRLADAVGEPLAMADETLWPWLRDRLLFAQAAENAAGTHRVMEMTCDYAKERVAFGRPIGTYQAIKHSLADMLGQAECCNVAALYAAWALSESDARASLAAAMAKAYTSEAYVSAAHRSIQIFGAIGFTWEMVNHLYYKRARANAELFGNARAHRERVIGMVTARAA; this is translated from the coding sequence ATGAACTTCTCCCTGGGCGAGGATCATCTGCTGCTGCGCCAGTCCGCGCGCGCCTTCCTGGAGAAGGAGATCTCGCTGGGACGGGTGCAGGTGCCGGGCGCCACGGTCGCCGATGCCGGCTACGAGGCCAACTGGCGCAAGATCGCGGCGATGGGCTGGCCGGGCGTCGTCGTCGAGGAGGAGTTCGGCGGCCTGGCTTTGGGCTGCATCGAGCTGGCGATGATCCTGGGCGAGATGGGCCGCACCTTGGCACCCAGTCCGTTCCTCGGCACCCTGCTCGGCACCTGGGCGATCCAGAAGGGCGGCTCGCCGCAGCAGAAGCGCACCATCCTGCCGGGCGTGGCCACCGGCGAGACGACCTTGGCGCTGGCGATCGCCGAGGCGGACGGCTCGGTCGACGGTCCGTGTCGCGAGGCGCTCGCGCGCCGGCAGTCCGGCAATTTCCGTCTGACCGGCGTGAAGTCGTTCGTCATCGATGCGGCAGCCGCCGCCTGGCTGGTGGTTGCCGCCCACGACGAACAGGCCGGGCGCCGCGCTTTCTTTCTCGTCGATGCGAAGCAGCCCGGTGTGCGGGTCGAGCTCCTGCCATGGCGCGATGTGACCCGGCAGGTTTGTGACGTGCGCCTTGCCGACGCGGTGGGCGAGCCGCTGGCGATGGCGGACGAGACCCTGTGGCCGTGGCTGCGTGATCGCCTGCTCTTCGCGCAGGCGGCCGAGAATGCGGCCGGCACGCACCGCGTGATGGAGATGACCTGCGACTATGCCAAGGAGCGCGTCGCCTTTGGCCGGCCGATCGGCACCTACCAGGCGATCAAGCACTCGCTGGCTGACATGCTGGGTCAGGCGGAATGCTGCAACGTCGCCGCCCTCTACGCCGCCTGGGCGCTGTCGGAATCCGACGCGCGCGCCTCGCTGGCGGCGGCGATGGCCAAGGCCTACACCAGCGAGGCCTATGTATCGGCCGCCCACCGCAGCATCCAGATCTTCGGCGCCATCGGCTTCACCTGGGAGATGGTCAACCATCTCTACTACAAGCGGGCACGGGCCAATGCCGAGCTCTTCGGCAACGCCCGGGCGCATCGCGAGCGGGTGATCGGCATGGTCACCGCCAGGGCGGCGTAG